A region of Reichenbachiella carrageenanivorans DNA encodes the following proteins:
- a CDS encoding M16 family metallopeptidase has product MKKLKSLTLGLFLATAPIIAQQKLPDNFHFETLTNGLQVLTIEDNTVPLATIEITVRNGGYTESPEYDGLSHLYEHMFFKANKDLPSQEAFLERTKELGIVFNGTTSGERVNYFVTLSNLKLAQGMAFMNSAIRYPLFDEQEMKNENPVVDGEFQRAESNPVFFLLQDSDKKMWGDLYSRKNVIGDHDVILTATTEKMKTVQGKYYHPNNSILVVAGDVQHEDVLAKAKAIFGDWQPSGFDPFEKYPIPEFAPLKETTYYITENENARTPIVLMRYHGPDTRKDIPSTYAADVFSFILSQRSSQLQQNLVESGLAMNVNVGYATNKYVGPIHVFMVPNPEKITEAYAALQAEIDRWDSDDYFTDEQLATAKNMLAIDDAYSKEKTSAFIHTVTYWWASASIDYYTSYVENLNKVTREDIKKYVNTYIKNQPHVTGILVSPQMKEDLKINSLETYLNN; this is encoded by the coding sequence ATGAAAAAATTAAAATCCCTAACCTTAGGTTTGTTTTTAGCAACAGCGCCGATCATCGCACAACAAAAACTCCCTGATAACTTTCATTTCGAAACCTTGACCAACGGCTTACAGGTCCTCACCATAGAGGACAACACCGTGCCGCTGGCTACCATCGAAATCACCGTGCGTAATGGCGGCTATACCGAATCCCCAGAGTACGATGGCTTGTCGCACCTCTACGAGCACATGTTTTTCAAAGCCAACAAAGACTTGCCGTCTCAGGAAGCTTTCCTAGAACGTACCAAAGAACTGGGTATCGTGTTCAATGGCACCACTTCTGGCGAGCGGGTCAACTATTTTGTGACCTTGAGCAATTTGAAACTAGCCCAAGGTATGGCGTTTATGAACTCCGCTATTCGCTACCCGCTCTTCGACGAGCAGGAAATGAAAAACGAAAACCCCGTGGTAGATGGGGAATTTCAGCGGGCAGAGTCAAACCCCGTTTTTTTCCTGCTTCAGGATAGTGATAAAAAAATGTGGGGCGACCTATATAGTCGCAAAAATGTGATCGGCGACCATGATGTGATCCTGACCGCCACCACCGAAAAGATGAAAACAGTGCAAGGCAAATATTACCACCCCAACAACTCCATATTAGTGGTAGCAGGCGATGTGCAGCATGAGGACGTATTGGCCAAAGCCAAAGCCATATTTGGCGACTGGCAGCCATCTGGTTTCGACCCGTTTGAGAAGTATCCCATTCCCGAATTTGCACCACTCAAAGAAACGACCTATTACATCACCGAAAACGAAAATGCCAGAACACCCATCGTACTGATGCGTTACCACGGTCCTGATACCCGCAAAGACATCCCATCTACCTATGCTGCCGATGTATTTAGTTTTATCTTGTCGCAGCGATCGTCGCAGCTACAACAAAACCTAGTGGAAAGCGGGCTGGCCATGAATGTAAACGTAGGCTACGCTACCAACAAATACGTAGGGCCTATTCATGTCTTTATGGTGCCCAATCCTGAAAAAATCACCGAAGCCTATGCAGCACTCCAAGCCGAAATAGATCGGTGGGATTCGGACGATTATTTTACCGATGAGCAATTGGCTACAGCCAAAAATATGCTTGCCATAGATGATGCCTACAGCAAAGAGAAGACTTCGGCGTTTATCCATACCGTCACGTACTGGTGGGCTTCTGCCAGTATAGACTATTATACCAGCTATGTAGAAAATCTAAACAAAGTGACTCGAGAGGATATTAAAAAATATGTCAATACTTACATCAAAAACCAGCCTCATGTCACAGGTATATTGGTGTCGCCACAGATGAAAGAGGATCTAAAAATCAACTCATTAGAAACCTACCTAAACAACTAA
- the xerA gene encoding site-specific tyrosine recombinase/integron integrase: MTSQTKYRQITLKHLLIANKKMIGIQFYPDKVLQAMVKSLPGIKWSTRYQMAILPNNSQHLTRIFNTFKDVCGINCHYFFFNRPVSHSSTPLSVDQFRKRPVKGNWRHCPDDFYQKLEIRKYALNTARSYIHLFERFINYYREETDLINIHEFKIKAYLQTLVQAGKSDSYINQSINAIKFYYEVVKEMPNRFYAIERPIKKESLPKVLSRGEVLQMIATTPNLKHRCIISLLYSAGLRRGELLDLKIEDIESQRGMIKVTNGKGGKDRYTLLSQNTLQDLRAYYRTYQPNTYLFEGSAGGKYSGTSIAKIVTRAAKKAKIRWRVTPHVLRHSFATHLLEAGTDIRYIQLLLGHNSTKTTEIYTHVANSSFKQIINPLDLDKNTMDISTTSV, encoded by the coding sequence ATGACTTCACAAACCAAATACCGACAAATCACTTTGAAGCATTTGCTTATCGCCAATAAGAAAATGATTGGCATTCAATTTTACCCTGACAAGGTGTTGCAGGCTATGGTTAAATCGCTCCCTGGTATCAAATGGAGTACACGGTATCAAATGGCTATTTTGCCAAACAACAGCCAGCATCTGACGAGAATTTTCAACACCTTCAAAGATGTGTGTGGAATCAATTGCCATTACTTTTTTTTCAACCGCCCAGTGAGCCATAGCAGCACTCCCTTGTCTGTGGATCAATTCAGGAAAAGACCAGTAAAAGGCAATTGGCGACACTGTCCTGATGACTTTTATCAAAAACTAGAAATCAGAAAATATGCCTTAAATACGGCTAGGAGCTACATTCATCTATTTGAGAGATTCATCAACTACTACCGAGAAGAGACTGATCTAATCAACATTCACGAATTCAAAATCAAGGCTTATTTGCAAACGCTCGTGCAGGCAGGCAAGTCCGATTCGTATATCAATCAATCGATCAATGCCATTAAATTTTACTATGAAGTAGTCAAAGAAATGCCTAACCGATTTTATGCTATTGAGCGTCCTATCAAGAAGGAAAGTTTGCCCAAGGTACTCAGCAGAGGCGAAGTACTCCAAATGATAGCCACCACGCCCAACCTCAAACATCGGTGCATCATTAGTCTACTCTACTCAGCAGGACTCAGGCGCGGGGAGCTACTCGACCTCAAAATAGAAGACATAGAAAGCCAGCGAGGCATGATAAAAGTAACAAATGGCAAAGGTGGAAAAGACCGGTACACGCTACTCAGTCAAAATACACTACAAGACCTGAGGGCGTACTACCGCACCTACCAGCCGAATACTTACCTATTCGAAGGCTCTGCAGGGGGGAAATATAGTGGCACGAGTATAGCAAAAATAGTGACCAGAGCGGCCAAAAAGGCCAAGATAAGATGGCGAGTGACCCCTCATGTACTTCGCCATTCGTTTGCCACTCACCTGCTCGAGGCGGGCACGGACATCCGCTACATTCAGCTCTTGCTGGGTCACAACTCCACAAAAACCACAGAAATTTACACGCACGTAGCCAATTCGAGTTTCAAACAAATAATTAATCCACTAGATTTGGATAAAAACACAATGGATATATCAACCACTAGTGTGTGA
- a CDS encoding DUF4268 domain-containing protein, whose translation MKKTAYGTPFLINNQNERVPLEKEAAIDELSIQTLIFEEPDCLPISDIDESYNPVIPVCTELNTPVGPLDVLLVSPNGEITIVETKLWRNPEARRKVVAQVLDYAKELSNWSYEDLQREINRKLGTKGNTLYELAKSKDPNLTPSEPDFIDSVSRNLSRGKFLLLIAGDGVREGAKGIAEFLSNAGHLNFTFAMVELSIFKAKGLGTLILPKTLVKTIELSKLTVEIPKGLILAQNDDFDDRSTDPVVIDSKKEIERNFYIKFWNELISQLSFDDPGQPMPNPAKGTNLYVYPAQSKKAWISAYFSKSQQKVGVYFRVSGDAEGKAILDSLEDSKEDIRKELGEQIRFNWDGDFNAEIAISINDVFSDSNREEIKDFYKNWLNQFVNVFRPRIKRNGF comes from the coding sequence ATGAAGAAAACTGCTTATGGAACTCCATTCCTTATCAATAATCAGAACGAAAGAGTTCCATTAGAAAAAGAAGCTGCAATTGATGAACTGTCAATTCAAACCTTGATCTTCGAAGAGCCCGACTGCCTTCCAATAAGTGATATTGACGAATCCTATAATCCTGTCATTCCTGTATGTACGGAACTTAACACTCCTGTTGGCCCCTTGGATGTACTCTTAGTATCTCCCAACGGTGAGATAACAATTGTAGAAACGAAGCTGTGGAGAAACCCAGAAGCCAGACGGAAAGTTGTAGCCCAAGTTCTGGATTATGCTAAGGAACTTTCCAACTGGTCTTACGAAGACCTTCAAAGAGAAATAAACCGAAAATTAGGCACAAAAGGCAATACTCTTTATGAATTGGCAAAATCTAAAGACCCAAATTTGACTCCATCTGAACCCGATTTTATTGATTCAGTGAGTCGAAATTTATCAAGAGGGAAATTTTTGCTTCTTATAGCTGGAGATGGTGTACGTGAAGGCGCAAAAGGTATTGCTGAATTTCTCTCGAACGCTGGTCATTTGAATTTCACATTTGCGATGGTCGAACTCAGTATTTTTAAGGCTAAGGGTTTAGGTACGTTGATTTTACCAAAAACCTTGGTAAAAACTATCGAACTTTCAAAGTTGACAGTTGAAATACCCAAAGGGCTAATATTGGCACAAAATGATGATTTTGATGACAGATCAACAGATCCTGTTGTAATTGACTCTAAAAAGGAAATAGAGCGGAATTTCTACATTAAGTTCTGGAACGAGTTGATATCGCAGTTATCATTTGACGATCCAGGGCAACCAATGCCGAATCCTGCAAAAGGAACGAACCTTTACGTATATCCAGCACAATCAAAAAAAGCATGGATAAGTGCCTACTTCTCCAAAAGCCAACAAAAGGTTGGTGTCTATTTCAGAGTTTCAGGAGATGCTGAAGGAAAGGCAATTTTGGATTCTTTAGAAGATTCTAAAGAGGATATTAGAAAGGAACTTGGTGAACAAATACGGTTTAACTGGGATGGTGATTTTAACGCAGAAATAGCAATATCAATTAACGATGTATTCAGTGACTCCAACAGAGAAGAAATAAAGGACTTTTACAAGAACTGGCTAAACCAATTTGTAAATGTTTTTAGACCAAGAATCAAAAGAAACGGATTTTGA